In Leeia aquatica, a single window of DNA contains:
- a CDS encoding VOC family protein: MMKLGYTIFYVHDVKKSLAFYQAAFGFECRFLHESGDWGELETGATTLAFCSHALLQQMGKRTQTPDPLAACSEIALVTEDVAAAVERACQAGATLRQSPEEMPWGQITAYVSDPDGFLVEICTAVG, translated from the coding sequence ATGATGAAGCTGGGATACACCATTTTCTATGTGCATGATGTGAAGAAAAGCCTGGCCTTCTACCAGGCTGCATTTGGTTTCGAATGTCGCTTTCTGCATGAATCGGGTGACTGGGGCGAGCTGGAAACCGGTGCGACCACACTGGCGTTTTGTTCACATGCCTTGTTGCAGCAGATGGGCAAACGTACGCAAACGCCGGACCCGTTGGCGGCATGCAGCGAGATCGCCTTGGTGACGGAGGATGTTGCTGCTGCTGTTGAACGGGCCTGTCAGGCAGGGGCGACGCTGCGACAATCACCGGAAGAAATGCCCTGGGGGCAGATTACCGCATATGTCAGCGACCCGGATGGTTTCCTGGTCGAAATTTGCACTGCAGTGGGCTGA
- a CDS encoding branched-chain amino acid ABC transporter substrate-binding protein: protein MMNPKKLALSAIALAFAASSGLTLADTVVKLGFASPLSGAQAHYGKDNENAARLAVEELNAKGVMVGGQKVKFELVVEDDQADPRMGTVVAQKLVDAKVSAIIGHFNSGTSIPASKVYADAGIPQLTVATNPKYSQQGFKSAFRLVGNDAFLGKVLGEYAVKTLKAKNIVVVDDRTAYGQGLAEQFEAAVKANGGKILRHEFTTDKAVDFSAILTSLKGSNPDVLFYGGADAQAAPLVKQMAGLGMTAKIMGGDMLNTDKFVEMAGGKPAEGHFSAVAGAPLDKQPGGAAFEKKYKAKYNQDVVLFGPQFYDAVYLVAEAMKKANSTEPAKYLAALKTISYKGVTGTFEFEANGEPKNAPVTIYEVKGGKWQVVTVK, encoded by the coding sequence ATGATGAACCCGAAGAAACTGGCCCTGTCTGCCATTGCCCTGGCGTTTGCCGCCAGCTCCGGTCTGACCCTGGCTGATACCGTTGTGAAACTGGGCTTTGCTTCGCCGCTGTCTGGCGCACAAGCACACTATGGCAAGGACAATGAAAATGCAGCCCGTCTGGCCGTAGAAGAGCTGAACGCCAAGGGTGTGATGGTGGGTGGCCAGAAGGTCAAGTTTGAACTGGTGGTTGAAGACGACCAGGCCGACCCGCGCATGGGCACGGTAGTGGCTCAGAAGCTGGTGGATGCCAAGGTGAGCGCCATCATCGGTCACTTCAACTCCGGTACCTCCATTCCGGCCTCCAAAGTGTACGCCGATGCAGGCATCCCACAGCTGACCGTGGCGACCAACCCGAAGTACTCCCAGCAAGGCTTCAAGAGCGCCTTCCGTCTGGTGGGTAACGACGCGTTCCTGGGCAAGGTGCTGGGCGAATATGCCGTCAAGACCCTGAAGGCCAAGAACATTGTGGTGGTCGATGACCGTACCGCCTATGGTCAAGGCCTGGCCGAGCAGTTTGAAGCTGCGGTGAAGGCCAACGGCGGCAAGATCCTGCGCCACGAATTCACCACCGACAAGGCTGTGGATTTCAGCGCCATCCTGACCTCCCTGAAGGGCAGCAATCCGGACGTACTGTTCTACGGTGGTGCGGATGCGCAAGCTGCGCCGCTGGTCAAGCAAATGGCCGGCCTGGGCATGACCGCCAAGATCATGGGCGGTGACATGCTGAACACCGACAAGTTTGTGGAAATGGCAGGCGGCAAGCCGGCTGAAGGTCACTTTTCCGCTGTGGCGGGTGCACCGCTGGACAAGCAACCGGGCGGAGCAGCGTTCGAGAAGAAGTACAAGGCCAAGTACAACCAGGACGTGGTGCTGTTTGGGCCGCAGTTCTATGATGCAGTGTACCTGGTTGCTGAAGCCATGAAGAAGGCCAACAGCACCGAACCTGCCAAGTATCTGGCAGCGCTGAAGACCATCAGCTACAAGGGCGTGACCGGTACCTTCGAATTCGAAGCCAACGGTGAGCCGAAGAATGCCCCGGTCACCATTTATGAAGTGAAGGGTGGCAAGTGGCAAGTGGTGACGGTGAAGTAA